One genomic window of Clostridiaceae bacterium includes the following:
- a CDS encoding helix-turn-helix domain-containing protein: protein MSVSEVAELVKCNSAYIYSLIKAGLLPAIKLGSMKVRRTALLE, encoded by the coding sequence ATTTCTGTAAGTGAAGTTGCTGAACTGGTTAAATGTAATTCAGCTTACATTTACAGTTTAATTAAGGCAGGTTTACTACCAGCTATAAAACTTGGAAGCATGAAGGTAAGAAGAACTGCATTATTGGAATT